tcaaaattattttacaataaaaaatgaaattaaaaataaaataaaataaaattgctaattcaaattggggagtagtttcaaattggagttttaagacaaaataaactacatttctaactaaaaaaccttttgaatttttaaattaattggttactctatttgaattaaaaaatttaaatatcttataattagctacaATAAGAAAAACCAAAAAACAATAATTATACATATTGgtagttttttttataaaaataataaaaaggcttatatctttatacttttgatgaatttaaaattataatttagtaaaaaatattacattatttaaatttttagtaaattttaaaataagaaaactaatcaaatattacagTAGAAAATAATATACGAAAAGATGGGGATAAAGAgaattttatgatatttatagacttaattaataaataatgaataataaataataaataataaataaatatataacactcaataaaattattgataaatttagactATTTTGAACAGTATAAcataagtttttttttaaaaatattttcagagtaataaatatatatctatattataaaAAAGAGAAgtaatttcaaaataaaaaaataattgacaagttaataaaaatcacattagtaaatgtatattactaagtacttgctaatttaataataataaagagtAATAAGGAACAAATAATTTATTCGATTACTATTTAAtgtgtattattttattttgtatagatttttttatatttttgtacatacatgaaataataaaataataactgatatttttaaaaataatttaatatattagATCATAACTTTATAACATTAATATTCTGTTAAATTATCCGCGCATCGCGCGGGTTTTAACACTAGTATATTATTAAAATGAGAGGAAAAAGCtctctccttaagccaagtgatagcctagaaaaaagtcacatggcataagtagttaataattagttattggttattatttttgaatttaaatatttataaaataataaaataaaataatttataataaaaaacaaaaattaacaaaaaataccgtccattcaaattggagggtagtttcaagttggagttttgaaattattttaaaatacaaaactaaaattacaaaaaataatgccaattcaaaatttctttatttttcttaataatttttgtttttctttttaaaactacaaagtttatttattcagaaaatattattgagaataatagactaaaatataaaatataaaatataaaagtatatatcttctattatattattaaaataaagtagcatacaaaaatttaaataaagtaatatgctaataaaagtttctattaacaatgaaataatactaaatatggataatataataaagaaaaatacaaaacaaaaaagttattcgatgactatataagtctctttaatttaatagagattttattcattaaaatttagataatattattgagaacaatcttctatatattattaaaagaagagaaaaaagccCTCTCTTAAGCCGAGTGGTAGCTTAGAAAAAAGCCACAtgacataagtagttaataattaattatttaattaataattagttgttggttattgtttttgaatttaaatatttataaaataataaaataaaataaaatattttataataaaaaacaaaaattaaaaaaaactactGTCCATTCAAATTGTAgggtagtttcaagttggagttttaaaattattttaatataaaaaaataaaattacaaaaaataatgccaattcaaaatttctttgtttttctttttaaatctacaaagtttatttattcagaaaatattattgagaataatagaataaaatataaaatataaaaatatatatcttctattataaaGTAATAGAagataaagtaatatgctaataaaagaaaaatttctattaacaatgaaataatactaaatatggataatataataaagaaaaatacaaaacaaaaaagttattcgaggactatataagtctctttaatttaatagatattttattcattaaaattcagataatattattgagaacaataggataaaattttaaataaaaaatatttaaagagtactaaaatatatatcttctattatattacaaaaagaaagtatagtagacaaaaatattaaacaaagtgatatgctaataaaaatttctattaccaatgtaaaaatactaaatattggataagtataataaagaaaaatatagaacaaaaaacttattcaattactatacaagtctctttaatttaatagagcttttattctttaaaattcatacaatattattgagaacattagaataaaattaaaataaaaacagtatttcaagagtaataaaatatatatcttttattatattataaaaaagtagtagataaaaatattaaacaaagtaatatgctaataaaaatttctattaacaatacaattatattaaatattggataatataataaaaaaaaatacataacaaaaaataactaattgactaTATAAgttcctttaatttaatagagattttattcattaaaattcagataatattattgacaacaacaaaataaaatttaaaataaaaaatatttcaacattaataaaatatatatcttctcttatattataaaaagaaagcgtgcagataaaaaatattttattattaaatatattatattaacaaataagctaaaattaaaatttatatgttcaaacaaataggatcataatttaatttaattaatattaatgggCGCCACTGCTAGTTATACATTATAGCTAAAAAGTAGAGTGAGTGACTATGTTTATGAAGCAAACTCCCAAAGTAGGAGGGGATGTACTCCTTTAAGCCAAACAAAAGCTACTCTCTCCGCACACGCACTCTCTCCCCCCTTGGTCGGTTGTTCTCTCCGCCTCTGACCCAATTAGGGCTTCGAGTAGAAGACAAAAGAAGAGGAATTACTTGTGACGATCCCCAATTTGTGTCAGAGACAGACACTAGGTATTATATTGCACTCTACCTTTCTGTTAGTTTGCTGTTGAGTGTTCAAAATTTGCTTCTTTGCCTAATGGGTATTTCAAAATGTAATCACCCGTTTAAGTTTTATGTATAAAGACCTGTCTTGTTGAGTTCGATTTCTCCAGTTTGAGTTGAATGTTTACTGTTTTTGCTCTGAAATTGAGGAGTTGTTTCCTTCTTTCTCTTTAAGTTTACTCAAAGAAATTCTCGTTTTCTGCGACACCAACCTATTTTTctcgattttgattttttttgttagCACTACTATCTTGAGTTATTTATTATAGTTTCTATCCAAAAAAAAGTTGTCTTTATGTCTATTTTCTCCATGCATGGCTCATGTCTACTGCATCATTGCATTTTCTAAAGTTGCACAATGGAACCCCTTATTACTCTTTTTTCTCCTTGTATTTCAGTTTATGTTGTTCAATTTCCATGTTTACCTTTTTTGACAATAGGATGGTTTGATGCTATTCACTTAGATGCGTGCCCATGTGGATCCTGTTGGTGGTTTTCTAGAGTATACTCGTACCTTCTTCTGTAATCTGGTTATTAACTTGCTTTTAAGACATCGCTCCCATCTGGTAAAGGAATAGTTTACCATTGAATCTAGTTATGAATTATTTGAGTGCCTGGTTTATGATCTTTTTTTGACGTTGCCATGTTGCTGTTTGAGTACAGGTTGGTTCTATATTCTCTCCAATGGATGCAATTAGTATCTCTTCGGATGATTCGGATTTGCGTGAAATAGACAACTACAAAGATGATTCACCTCTCAGGGATTCTGCCACTTCTCGAATCCTTCCACCATGGGCAACAGGTAAAGAATGACCTTTTTCTCTTCCCAGCACAAAGTTATGGTGAACTTGTCTATAACTTAGACCTTGGAACAATGTCAGATAGCTCGCCCAAAAGAACAATTTATCTTAATGGAAGCTCCTCCAACTATCATAATATTACTGATGACAGTGGACCATCAAGTTCACGAGCAATTAGAGACGGGAATTCCAAGTATTCTTCTGGGAATGGTAATAATGGTCTGCCACAAGCATTAAAGGCAGCAGTAGTTTTCACAGGACTGTTTATTGAAAAAGAAAACATTTGTGTCTGATGCAGATAATGGAAAGCATTTTCCACAACAAGCTTTAAAGCGTACACTTCCAACATCTTTTTATCCTTCTGGTTCAGTAGAGGATATAGGTTTCAGTCAGGCTCGTCAATCTCATGAAAGATCATACCAATCTGCATGGGCAAGTTCGAGCAGTGCTGGTGATAACTACTGGAAAGACAGCTTCAACAGGGGCAACCATAGTGAGTTAGTTCTCTATGAAAATAAAGGAAACAGAGTGTTACCTCCGTCTTTGATGCACAGAAGGTCCACTTCAGGTGTTCAACATACCAGTGTAAGTGATCCCTTACATTACCCTGCGAAAGGTGAAGACAGAGCTGCAGCAGCTGATGAGAGACTGATCTTTCAAGCTGCTCTGCAGGTACTTGTTTGTGCCCTTTCTTCTCATTTgtaaatgttgtattttattgcACAATTCAGGAACTTCATGCAATGATCCTTCCTTTTATCTCCACCAAATCAGAATGTCTTCACTATTCCCTCCTCTGCATAATGGACCAATGGATATCCCTTTCATTTTATGAATTAATTATACTGTATGCCTGAAACTATACAGTTGAACAGAACAAAGCTAGTCTAGAACACAGTGGTTGTTTCTTGCGAATGCCCTATTGTTTTGTCTGTTGGACAAAACTGAATGTTTATCTTTCTGGTGGGATTTGGTTTCCTTTCTGTAATTTCCTTCTTTTATTCAAAAACTTCATGACATTATTGACCTGACCaggaatttttttaatttaatttcgatGTCTATCATTAGATCTTTTCAGTTCTAGGGAAAAGGAGCAGGGATTTTCAAGTGCGGTGTAAAGATATCGATTTATCTGGGAAATTATGTGAATGAATTCTTAGAATATTTGTTCTATCCCACCTCTCAAAAGATGTATGTTTTATCCTCTAGGGAAGACATAACGTGAATCTGATTGCTGTACTTTATGGATATGCTGGAACATGATTAGGTGTGAGGGGGGATATTTTCCCCTTAAAATTGTTTCAAACACACAATGAGCCTCCAGAGGTGGCATCTCTTGTATGCTCACCCAGCTTATAATTGAACGTACTAATGTCCTTTTCTGGCAGGATTTAAACCAACCTAAGGTAGAGGCTCGTCTGCCAGATGGTCTTTTGTCAGTTTCTCTCCTAAGACACCAGGTCTACTTGTGCTACTTTAAATATctttttatttcttgttattaatgtgtcttctttttattttttatttttatagtatGCCTTCTAACTACCATTTTTCTTCCTCAAGAGAATTGCTTTGGCGTGGACACTTCAAAAAGAAACTGGTAGTGTTCACTGTTCGGGCGGTATTCTGGCTGATGATCAGGTCGAGTATAATGCCGTTTGCCTTATTCTGCTTAGCTTCTTCTTGCACCTTTGTTGGTATTCATcatgttttcttatttattctggTATGCTACAGGGTCTTGGTAAGACTATTTCAATGATTGCCCTCATACAGATGCAGAGGTCAGCTCAGGATAAGTCTAAAGAGAAAGATCTGGATGATATTAAAGCTGAAGCCTTGAAtttggatgatgatgatgaaaatGTTGCTCCTGCTTCTCAGGAAATAAACCAGCGTAGAGAGACAGATGGTGTCGAGGTGATTCCAGATGCAAGAACTTCTATAAAGGGGTTTCGTCGTAGGAGGCCAGCAGCTGGTACTTTGGTAGTTTGCCCAGCAAGTGTTCTTCGACAATGGGCTCGGGAACTGGATGAGAAAGTAACGGATGAAGCAAGTCTATCTATTTTAATCTATCATGGAGGCAATAGGACTAAGAATCCGGTGGAATTGGCAAAATATGACGTGGTTCTAACTACATATGCCATTGTGACAAATGAAGTTCCTAAACAAGCTTTAGTTGAAGAGGATGACGATGACCAGAAAAATGGAGAACGATTCGGAATATCTTCTGACTTCACTTCAAGTAAGAAGCGGAAAAAGCCATCTCTTAATAAGAAGGGAAAAAAGGGCAGAAAAGGATTTGATGCAGATGACTTTGATCCTAATTGTGGTGGTCTTGCAAAAGTCAGTTGGTTTAGGGTGATTTTAGATGAAGCCCAGACAATAAAGAATCATAGAACACAAGTAGCTAGAGCATGCTGCAGCCTCAGAGCAAAACGAAGGTGGTGCTTATCTGGAACACCAATACAAAATGCCATTGATGAGTTATTCAGCTACTTCAGATTTCTGAGATATGATCCCTATGCTGAATATAAATCATTTTGCAGCCAAATTAAGTTTCCAATAGCTATAAACTCAATTAATGGGTATAAAAAGCTTCAAGCGATTTTGAGGGCCATAATGTTGCGACGAACAAAAGGTAACGTTTGTCTTCTCCTTATTGTTCTTTTAGTCGTAGTTTTGCAAATGAAACTGCAAAAATGAAAACATCATGGGGTTTAAGCCTTTTGATCGGGCTTCTGCCTTGACCTTTTAAAGTAATTTACGTCTTTATGCCCTTGCCTTCTAACACTGGTTGCATCAGCAAATTTTTATTTACTAAATAGTCTCCCATCAAGTTTTCCTCTCTGGATCACTGAGTGATCTTGATGCTGTAGCAGCTTTTCAGTATTCATTTTTTCTCGATCACAATTTTATTTTACCTTACCGTGCATCTATGTGGTGCAGGCATGCATGTCTGAATGCGTTAATATTTCTTTGTTCAATAAATGATCTTTTGAATTTGTTAAAACCTCCCTCACTCTCATGTGCTCATTAAGTCTGTTAATTCACTTTCTAGCTACATCTTCGACAGATATATTTATATCTAATCTGATTATGTCAACGTTACTGATATAGGTACACTGATTGACGGTGAGCCAATTATAACCTTACCACCAAAAACTATACAGTTGAAGAAGGTGGCTTTCTCTGCCGAGGAACGAGCTTTCTATAACAAATTAGAAGCTGAATCGCGATCGCAGTTTAAGGTACCTCACTGTCTGCCTCTTTTAGCCCGATAGGTGTCAAACCTGACAATTATTGATGAAAAGAAATATTCACTGCATCACATCATCCTTTTTTGTGACCTTTCTCCCAATAACTTAAGGGGAGTGTTTACATAACATAGACAACTTTCTTAAAATTCGATTTCTAGTCAGTCTTTGAGTTTCTGCTCAACAGAAGTCTGAATAACTAAGGATATGTTTTGTAATACATGCTATGCTATGTGAACTGAGTTCTCAAGTTGTGGTTTTTGAATTGAGTTTTTGACTGATCTAAAGGCTCATGAAGCGCACATACTTTAAGAAGGTCATTTTAACTGTCTAAAATCTATTTCATCTGTCTTTAGCATGTCCTACACCTCAATTGGTATCTTCTTTTCCTGAAGATGTAAAGAGTAACCATATATACGGACGTAACCATATATACGGACGTTCTACATTGAGAATAAAAAACACACTGAAATTTATTAAAGCTGCCCCCCCCGGGGGGGGGGGCTGCTAGAGAAGTGGTTGTGTACAAAGTGTAGTCTTATAACTTGAATATAGCTACATCTCATGACAGATTGATAATGTTATCTTTTGCTTGACCATCACAAGTTTTTCAAGGAAGCTGCAACCTCTGATACTATATGCACTGGGAATGACTGTAACATGATACACCTTTTGATTTGTTGTCATCTGGGGACATGCAAGAGTGGGGTTTATTAAACTGCTGAATGTGTGCAATCGTGAGATAATAGAGTACCATATTTTAATGCATTTGGATATTAGACATGTAAAAATTAATAGACTACCATATTTTAATGCATTTGGATATTCGGCATGTAAATATGTTGTTTATCAAGTATTTAGTATATATGATGATTAACTGGCGAAAGATGTACATTAGCATAACTGTAATCTTCATTATGTTTATATCCTACTCATATTTGGGGAATTGAAGGTCCATTTATTTGGTTCAATATGGTCAAAATGTTTCTATGCTACATATCTTGGGGGATCAGAAAAAGGAAAAGATGACATCAAATTGAAGATGGGGGAATATGAAGTGATGTCATCTGGTTACGGAAATGTGAGAAGAAAGAAGCCTTTGTCTCATCCTCATGATAAATTTAACACACCTCCCTTGTTTTGGATTTCGGAATCCTATTACATAGAGAAGACTTCATTTTCAAGACTAAGCTTTCAGTTCTTTTCTGAGTTGTGAAGCAATTGTTAAAATTTTGACCTCCAGAGCAACTTTGAGATTTCTAGTAGTCTTCTGATGTTTTGTTATTTGGCTGATTTTATTAGCTCTAGTGGTGTATTTTTTAATAAAAGAGGGTACTCGTCTTGCAGGCATATGCTGCAGCTGGAACTGTGAAGCAAAACTATGCAAATATCTTATTGATGCTTCTACGACTTCGACAGGCTTGTGACCACCCAAAACTTGTCAAAAGGGAGAGTTACAATTCTGTTGGAAGAGCTTCATCAGAGATGGCGAGGAAACTCCCAAAGAAAATGGTGGAGGATCTCTTGAAACAATTGGAAACTTCATTGGTAACATGTTCCGTATGCGATGTAAGTTTCCCTTGGTCATTATCCTTGTTTTCTTCTAATGAGTAGAGTTTGTGGTCTTCTCATTTCTtgaattatttatctattttgcAAGAGTACAACTGCAAGTTGAGGTAGAAGTCTTAGAAAGAAAATAGTCCTTATCTATGTTACATGCATTCCCCTCCAATCGAGTCTGTGTTGATATGAAATGACTGCAGTAGTGGAATGGGATTTagatgtcttcttcttctttgagtACAAACGGCTTATATGTTCGTGGATTTAGTAAGAAGCCCTAAAGAAATAAGTTATGTCACGGGAACTTTTTCCATTTTTCCCTTATCTGGACAGCAAAATTGT
This region of Nicotiana tomentosiformis chromosome 4, ASM39032v3, whole genome shotgun sequence genomic DNA includes:
- the LOC104101863 gene encoding helicase-like transcription factor CHR28 isoform X3, whose amino-acid sequence is MRAHVDPVGGFLEYTRTFFCNLVINLLLRHRSHLVGSIFSPMDAISISSDDSDLREIDNYKDDSPLRDSATSRILPPWATDSSPKRTIYLNGSSSNYHNITDDSGPSSSRAIRDGNSKYSSGNDNGKHFPQQALKRTLPTSFYPSGSVEDIGFSQARQSHERSYQSAWASSSSAGDNYWKDSFNRGNHSELVLYENKGNRVLPPSLMHRRSTSGVQHTSVSDPLHYPAKGEDRAAAADERLIFQAALQDLNQPKVEARLPDGLLSVSLLRHQRIALAWTLQKETGSVHCSGGILADDQGLGKTISMIALIQMQRSAQDKSKEKDLDDIKAEALNLDDDDENVAPASQEINQRRETDGVEVIPDARTSIKGFRRRRPAAGTLVVCPASVLRQWARELDEKVTDEASLSILIYHGGNRTKNPVELAKYDVVLTTYAIVTNEVPKQALVEEDDDDQKNGERFGISSDFTSSKKRKKPSLNKKGKKGRKGFDADDFDPNCGGLAKVSWFRVILDEAQTIKNHRTQVARACCSLRAKRRWCLSGTPIQNAIDELFSYFRFLRYDPYAEYKSFCSQIKFPIAINSINGYKKLQAILRAIMLRRTKGTLIDGEPIITLPPKTIQLKKVAFSAEERAFYNKLEAESRSQFKAYAAAGTVKQNYANILLMLLRLRQACDHPKLVKRESYNSVGRASSEMARKLPKKMVEDLLKQLETSLVTCSVCDDVPEDAVVSMCEHVFCYQCVSDYLTGEDNTCPALGCKEQLGPEAVYSKATLKNCVSDDVNGDPSGLSEFDEKSIMENEYISSKIKAALEILHSCSKSKDPYLESDSLVQCNGDSSNLGKADSESQDKGPIKAIIFSQWTGMLNLVERALNQFCFKYERLDGTMSLAARDRAVKEFNTNPED
- the LOC104101863 gene encoding helicase-like transcription factor CHR28 isoform X2, whose protein sequence is MDAISISSDDSDLREIDNYKDDSPLRDSATSRILPPWATDSSPKRTIYLNGSSSNYHNITDDSGPSSSRAIRDGNSKYSSGNDNGKHFPQQALKRTLPTSFYPSGSVEDIGFSQARQSHERSYQSAWASSSSAGDNYWKDSFNRGNHSELVLYENKGNRVLPPSLMHRRSTSGVQHTSVSDPLHYPAKGEDRAAAADERLIFQAALQDLNQPKVEARLPDGLLSVSLLRHQRIALAWTLQKETGSVHCSGGILADDQGLGKTISMIALIQMQRSAQDKSKEKDLDDIKAEALNLDDDDENVAPASQEINQRRETDGVEVIPDARTSIKGFRRRRPAAGTLVVCPASVLRQWARELDEKVTDEASLSILIYHGGNRTKNPVELAKYDVVLTTYAIVTNEVPKQALVEEDDDDQKNGERFGISSDFTSSKKRKKPSLNKKGKKGRKGFDADDFDPNCGGLAKVSWFRVILDEAQTIKNHRTQVARACCSLRAKRRWCLSGTPIQNAIDELFSYFRFLRYDPYAEYKSFCSQIKFPIAINSINGYKKLQAILRAIMLRRTKGTLIDGEPIITLPPKTIQLKKVAFSAEERAFYNKLEAESRSQFKAYAAAGTVKQNYANILLMLLRLRQACDHPKLVKRESYNSVGRASSEMARKLPKKMVEDLLKQLETSLVTCSVCDDVPEDAVVSMCEHVFCYQCVSDYLTGEDNTCPALGCKEQLGPEAVYSKATLKNCVSDDVNGDPSGLSEFDEKSIMENEYISSKIKAALEILHSCSKSKDPYLESDSLVQCNGDSSNLGKADSESQDKGPIKAIIFSQWTGMLNLVERALNQFCFKYERLDGTMSLAARDRAVKEFNTNPEVTVMLMSLKAGNLGLNMVAACHVILLDLWWNPTTEDQAIDRAHRIGQTRAVTVSRLTIEDTVEDRILALQEDKRNMVASAFGEDQSGGTASRLTVEDLRYLFNL
- the LOC104101863 gene encoding helicase-like transcription factor CHR28 isoform X1, whose amino-acid sequence is MRAHVDPVGGFLEYTRTFFCNLVINLLLRHRSHLVGSIFSPMDAISISSDDSDLREIDNYKDDSPLRDSATSRILPPWATDSSPKRTIYLNGSSSNYHNITDDSGPSSSRAIRDGNSKYSSGNDNGKHFPQQALKRTLPTSFYPSGSVEDIGFSQARQSHERSYQSAWASSSSAGDNYWKDSFNRGNHSELVLYENKGNRVLPPSLMHRRSTSGVQHTSVSDPLHYPAKGEDRAAAADERLIFQAALQDLNQPKVEARLPDGLLSVSLLRHQRIALAWTLQKETGSVHCSGGILADDQGLGKTISMIALIQMQRSAQDKSKEKDLDDIKAEALNLDDDDENVAPASQEINQRRETDGVEVIPDARTSIKGFRRRRPAAGTLVVCPASVLRQWARELDEKVTDEASLSILIYHGGNRTKNPVELAKYDVVLTTYAIVTNEVPKQALVEEDDDDQKNGERFGISSDFTSSKKRKKPSLNKKGKKGRKGFDADDFDPNCGGLAKVSWFRVILDEAQTIKNHRTQVARACCSLRAKRRWCLSGTPIQNAIDELFSYFRFLRYDPYAEYKSFCSQIKFPIAINSINGYKKLQAILRAIMLRRTKGTLIDGEPIITLPPKTIQLKKVAFSAEERAFYNKLEAESRSQFKAYAAAGTVKQNYANILLMLLRLRQACDHPKLVKRESYNSVGRASSEMARKLPKKMVEDLLKQLETSLVTCSVCDDVPEDAVVSMCEHVFCYQCVSDYLTGEDNTCPALGCKEQLGPEAVYSKATLKNCVSDDVNGDPSGLSEFDEKSIMENEYISSKIKAALEILHSCSKSKDPYLESDSLVQCNGDSSNLGKADSESQDKGPIKAIIFSQWTGMLNLVERALNQFCFKYERLDGTMSLAARDRAVKEFNTNPEVTVMLMSLKAGNLGLNMVAACHVILLDLWWNPTTEDQAIDRAHRIGQTRAVTVSRLTIEDTVEDRILALQEDKRNMVASAFGEDQSGGTASRLTVEDLRYLFNL